In the Nocardia asteroides genome, CCAAGCCCTACGAGAGTGCGCGCCGCGACCGGCGTCTCCACCCCCTCGCCGACGACGCCGAGCCCGAACGACCCGGCCAGCCCGATGATCGACTTCACGATGGCGAGATCGTCGGCGCTGGCGCCGAGCCGCTGCACGAAGCCGCGGTCGATCTTCACCGCGTCCACCGGCAGCGCCTTGAGGTGCGAGAGCGAGCTGTAGCCGGTGCCGAAGTCGTCGATGGCGATCTGCACGCCCATCCGCTTGAGCCCGCGCAGCGTCACCTGGGTGCGCGAGAGGTCCTGCACGACGACGTGTTCGGTGATCTCCAGGCAGATCGAGCTGCCGTCGATGCCGAACAGCCGGAGCATGTCCTCGATCCGCTCCACGAAGTCCAGGCTGACCAGCTGCACCGGCGACACGTTGATCCGCATGACGATGTCCGCGGCCAGCCCCCGCCTGCGCCACTCGGCGAACTGCGCGCAGGCCGAGCGGATCACCCAGCGGCCGAGCTCACCGGCCAGGTTGGTGGCCTCGGCGACACTGACGAAGGCGCCGGGCGGCAGCAGCCCCCTGGTCGGGTGCAGCCAGCGGACCAGCGCCTCCAGCGCGACGATCCGGCCGGTGCGCAGATCCACCTCGGGCTGGTAGTGCAGGATCAGCGAGCCGTCGGCCACCGCGCCGCGCAAATTCAGCTCCACGTCGTCCTGCAGCTCGAACTGGGCGCGCATGGCGTCGGTGAAGACCGCGACCCCGTTGCCGCCGCCGGACTTGGCCGAGAGCAGCGCGTGGTCGGCCCGGCGCAGCACGTCGGCGACGGTGGTCTCGCCGGGGATGCCGAGCGCGACCCCGACGCTGGCGCCGCGGCTCACCGACTCCCCGCCCACGGTGACCCGGCGCCCGATCAGCTGCTGGATCCGGGTGGCCTCGTTCTCCGCGGCCACCGCGTCCATCGGCTTGGCCGGGACGATCACGAACTCGTCGCCGCCGAGCCGGGCGATCATGTCGGTGGGGTCCAGGTTCTCCCGGAGCCGGGCCGAGAGCGAGCGGATGAAATTGTCGCCCGCGGTGTGTCCCAGAAAGTCGTTGAGCGCCTTCAGCCGGTCGAGGTCGAGGAAGAAGGTCGCGACCGGACCCGGGCTACCGGCCCGCAAACGTTCCTCCATGTGCTCGAGCAGCGCCCTCCGGTTCGCCAGCCCGGTCAGGTCGTCGTGCAGCGCGATGTAGCGCAGCCGCTCCTCGGCCACCACCCTGGCCTGCAACTGGGCGAAGAGCGCGGCGATCGCCTTGAGCACGTTGAGCTCGCGGGTGGTCCAGTCGCGGTCGCCGACCTTGATGAAGCCGAGCAGCCCGGTCGACTCGCCGCGGGAGAGCAGCGGCACCGCCGCCGAGGTCACGTAGGGCAGGCCGGAGGCGCGGCGGATGGTCTCCTGGTAGTCCGCGTCGTCCCTGGTCACCAGGAACGGCTCGGTGGCATTCTCCAGCGCCTTGAAGACCGAGTCGGCCTTGTCGAAGTAGACGACCCGGAGCGGGTCCGGCTCCGGCACGTCCTCGCGCGGCGGCCACTCGGCGACCAGGACGGTCGCGCGGCGTTCGCGGTCGGTATGCCGGACATAGCTGAAATCGACGTCGAAGTACTCCACCAGGGTCGCCAGTACCCGTTCGGTGGCCGCCACCATCGTGGTCGCGTCGACACCCATCAGCTCGGAGGCGACTTCGGTCACCAGTGAGTCGAGTGTCCGCCGAGGCACCTTGTCTCCGATCGCACTAGCCGCTGGTGTCCACGCCCGGCATCGGGCGTCGCCTGCTTCGGACCGTCGCGTCGGCGGCCCGGCTCACGCGCAGCGCCAATGCCATGGTCTCACGTTCGGGAACGCCGACGAGGTGTAGGAATCGTCCCTGAAGTGACGTCAGTGTATCCACGAAGCGGGGGGAAATCGCGGCCAGTTCGCTGACCTCGCGCGCATAGAGGAAGACCGGGGAGATCGGCTGCACCGCAAGACCCGCTCGTTGCGCCGCGATCCACACCCGCTCGACGGCGGCGCCGCCGCGGGCGTAAGCGGTCAATCCCGGCGCGTCGACCGTCTCGGCCGGTACCGTGACGACCAGGATCGCGGCGGCCGTGAGCACCCGGTCACGGGTGCTGTCGCCCAGCGCGGCCCCGCCGGACCAGTCCCGCAGATTCGCCATGATGTCGGGGCGGCGCGCCACCTCGAACGCCACCTGCTCGTCCGGGGCGAGCTCGAGGCTGCGCACATCGATCCCGGCCGCCAAGTCATCGCCGACTGCTCTGACCTCGTCGAACAGCTCGCGGTGCAGCTCGGGTTCCAGGTAGCGCACCCGATCCGACGCGGCCAGGATCGCGGCCGCCTCGGCGAGTGCGTCCGGATCGTCGACGATCCGCAACATCGCACCCTCCGCCGTCGCGGCGTTGCGCAGCGCGGCGGCGAGTGTCCCGTCCAGTGTGCCGCCGGCGCCGAGCCTGCGATTGGTCTCGCGCCGCAGCGCCCACGGATAGTCGGCGGCGAGCGCCGGATCCGAGCCGCGTCCCAGACGCAGCGTCGCAATCAGGCCATCGTCGTCCGATTCGCGTAGTTCTACGGCGCCGAGGATGCCGAGCGCCGCGGCGGCCGCGCGCGCGTTGTAGAGCGCGGCGCCGAGCGCGACTGCGCTGCCGCGGAAGCGGTGGTCGAGGCCGGTGCGGTAGTCGGTGCGGAGCGCTATCCGGATCTCCCCCGCGTCGGCCGTCAGCGTCCAGGGCTGCGCGTTCCCGCCCGAGGGGGCGCGCTGCGCGCAGTGCAGCACCGTGCGCACGTCCGAGGCGTCGGGCGGGGGCAGGTGCGGGTCGAGGTCGTCCGGCCCGGCGGCCGCGGCGGCGGGGAGCTCGGGCGCGGCCACCCGGTCCAGCTCGGCCTCCAGGTCGATCCGGACCCGGCCGGACGGCAGCGCGCCGCCGAGCCCGATCCGGCGCACCGCGGCGGCCACCAGCGCGCCGCCGAGCATGACCTCGCTGCCCAGCTGCGGCCAGGCCGCGAGGGTCTCGTCGATCTCGACCATGCTGGCGCCCATCCGGGCGGAGATCTGGTCCGCGCCGAGGATGCCCATGACGTAGGGCGCCTTGTCCCTGGAGGCCAATCCGCGCAGATCCGCGGCCTTCACCCCGCCGAGCATGCCGTGGAACGGCTCGCGCTCCGGCTCCAGGTCGTAGCGCTCGATGTCGAGCAGGCCGCGGTCGCTCGTCTCCATCACCACCGGCAGCCCGGCGGCGCGCGCGTGCTCACGGACCAGCAGCTTCACGTCGAGCGAGTCGCACTCCTCGACCACCAGCGAGAGCCCGGCCAGGTACTCCGGCATGGAGTCACCGTCCACGCCACCCGGGTGGATGTCGACCGGGAGGTAGGGGTCGAGCTCGGCGATCCGGCGTGCGGTCACCACCGCCTTGTTCACCCCGATATCGAAGAGCGTGGCCGGCACCCGGTTCAGGTTGGAGAGCGCGATCGCGTCGAAGTCGGCCAGCCGCAGGTAGCCGCAGACCCCCTCCTGCGCCAGCGCGTAGGCGACGGCGTGGCCGACGCTCTGCCCGACCACCCCGATCCGCAGCGCGCCGAGCACCGCCTGCTCCTCGGCGGTGAGCTTGTTCCGGTTGCGGTTCAGCCGGACCGCGCGGAACTCCGGCTCGGCTGGCAGCCCGAGCAGCCGGTTGCGCCACGGGTAGTAGACCCAGCGGTCCCCGGCCCGCGGCGCGGGCTCCGGGATCTCGGCGAGCTCGGCGCGCAGCGGCGCGCGCAGGTCGGTGACCTCGATCCCGGGGCGTTCGCGCAGCTCCGCGATGGCGGCCGCGGCGCCGGGGGCGGCGGGGTCGATGACGAGCGGCCGGTGCGCCGCGCCGGGCTCAGCAGCCACGGAACGGTCGCGGGTCGGGCTCGGGTAGGCCGAGCTCGACCCACTCGGCCTGCATGGCCGCGTACTGGTCGGGCGCCGCGATGTTGCGGTAGCGCCTGGTGTCCCACCAGATCGGCACCGTGCGGTAGCGGTCGTCCGGGTACGGCACCGGGGTGATGTCGGTGGCCGTCAGGCCGCCGCTGGCCGCGTGTCTGCTCGCGGTGAAGGAGGCGACGGTGGCGAAGCAGAAGCGCGCGTCGAGCAGCCGCGGCGCATGCGCGAGGCAGCGCGAGATCGCGGCGCCGAGCTCGTTGCGGTACGGCGTCTCCCGCGACACCCAGGCGCCGCGCCCCTCGACGACGCCGAACGGCAGCCTGCCCGCCATCATCATGCGCAGCGCGCTCTCGCCGGGGCGGCCCGCCCAGGCCAGCAGCGAGGTGGCGTCGGTGACCCGCCGGTACCTGCCCTGCACGCGGACCCCGGCCACCATCCGCCCGTCGGCGTCGGTGGCGGTGCAGAAGAGCGCGGTGGTATCGCCGTCGGCGGTGGCGGAGAGCTCGAGCGCCTCCTCGACCCCGAAGTGCCGGTAGGTGCGCAGCGCGCCGTCCAGGTAGCGGGCCCAGAGCCCGGGCTCGGCGGCGGGGGTCGCCAGCCGGATGCGACAGCCGGAGGCCCGGTCGAGGAAGTGACCGCCCGCGGTGGTTGTCGCGCGCCGGGAACGGTCGTCGGGTGCGCCGCCGGGGCCGACTGCGATCGTTTCGACAGTCATGAGTCAACTCCTGCTACCGCCGCCGGGCGGCCCTCGAACCGATGCGGCAGCCTGCTCGAACGTACTGTCCGGTCGGCCCGCCAGTGGAAGTATCCGTCATTCGACCGGAATTGACCACTTATCCGGTTAATCTCCCGTGACCATGTCACATTTCTATTAATTCGCCCCGGGGCGGAGCTGGACACAATAAGGAGGGATACCCGATAGACCGGCCAGTCCCCTCATGGCAACCTGGTGGCAACCTAGCAGGAGGGGTGCTGGTCAGACCAGTATCGAGATGAACAATTCGACCGAGTCGGGCTTGCGCCACACCTCGATCTCCTCCCGGTAGGCCCGGGTGATCTCGGCCGACGCGGTGGCGTCGTCGACCTGCGCCCAGACGTCCTCGACCGGGTCGTGGTAGTCGCCGTTCGGCTCGAAGCGGGCGAAGACGCCCTTCGGCACCCGGACGAGCACATCGCCGACCGGCACCTCGGCCGGCTGCGGGTAGTCGAGGCAGACGACGGCGTTGTAGCTGCCTGCCGGATCGGGCACGTAGAGGGTGTAGAGCATGCGGCCGGCGATGTCCCGGTCGCGCAGCCGATCCTTGAGGAATTCGATCAGGTCGCTGTTGCTGACCTTGAAGCTGGGCCGCACCCGGGGAACAACGAGCCCGCCGTAGATCGCCTCGGGGCGCACCGCGATCGTGTAGGTCATCGCGGCTCTACCGCCAGGTAGAGCTCGATCTTGTAGGCGTGCGGATACCACTCGAAATCACCCGAGTAGGTGCGCTTCAGCTGATTGTGCTCCTCGGCATACGATATTTGCGTCCACAAATCCGTCATAATCTGCGGGAAATTACCCATCGACGAGAATTTCGCATACTTTCCGCGCGGCAACCTGGCCACGATATGACCCCTGGTGACTTCCTCGAACGACGAACACCGATATCCGACGATCTGGGTGTTGTACGTCCCGAGCTCACCCGAGTAATCGGTGTAGGCGCTGGCGAGCGGACCACCGAGGTCCTGGTGCAGCACCGCTGCCCAGGCCGCCTCCAGCGCCTGGTCGCGCAGCTCTCCGAGCGCGCGCTTCGGGCTGCGCACCGGCAGCCCGGCAACCCACGTCTCGTCCCGCTCGACGATTTCGAACTGCATGGATCGACTCTTTCGGGTGAAACCGGGGTAGCGCCCTCCAGAGGGGCTCTTCGGAGGTGCCATGCTATCAACCCGGAGATCCGATGATCGATCGCCCGGCCGTGGCGTCGGTCATTCCCGCGGCATTGCCCGATGTCCGGTATCGGATTCCTGCGCCGACGAAGGGAAAGTGAACCATCGGTAATCCGGAAGTTCCCGCCGACGGAATCGGAGCGCCACCGGCGACCGGCCGGAAATCGCCGCGCGCGCCCATCACGGATCCCGCCGGGATCACCGCCGTGCACTCGATCGCGGAGCTCGACGCCGCCGTCGCGGATTGTTTCGGCTGCCCCCGGCTGGTGGCCTGGCGGGAACGGGTGGCGCGGGAGAAACGCGCCGCCTTCCGGGAGCAGCCGTACTGGGGCCGGGCGGTCCCCGCCTTCGGGCCCGCCGACGCCGCGCTGCTCGTCGTCGGGCTCGCACCGGCCGCGCACGGCGCCAACCGCACCGGCCGGATGTTCACCGGCGACCGCAGCGGCGACGTGCTCTACGCCGCCCTGCACGCCGTCGGGCTGGCCAACCAGCCCACCGCGGTCGCCGCCGACGACGGGCTGCGGCTGCGCGGCGTCCGGATCACCGCGCCGGTGCACTGCGCGCCGCCGGAGAACAAACCGTCCGTCGACGAGCGCGACCGGTGCAGGCACTGGCTGGAGCTGGAACTCGGGTTACTGGCGCCGACGCTGCGCGCGGTCGTCGTGCTCGGCGGGTTCGGCTGGCAGGCGCTGCTCCCCGTGCTCGGCGCCT is a window encoding:
- a CDS encoding putative bifunctional diguanylate cyclase/phosphodiesterase — encoded protein: MTEVASELMGVDATTMVAATERVLATLVEYFDVDFSYVRHTDRERRATVLVAEWPPREDVPEPDPLRVVYFDKADSVFKALENATEPFLVTRDDADYQETIRRASGLPYVTSAAVPLLSRGESTGLLGFIKVGDRDWTTRELNVLKAIAALFAQLQARVVAEERLRYIALHDDLTGLANRRALLEHMEERLRAGSPGPVATFFLDLDRLKALNDFLGHTAGDNFIRSLSARLRENLDPTDMIARLGGDEFVIVPAKPMDAVAAENEATRIQQLIGRRVTVGGESVSRGASVGVALGIPGETTVADVLRRADHALLSAKSGGGNGVAVFTDAMRAQFELQDDVELNLRGAVADGSLILHYQPEVDLRTGRIVALEALVRWLHPTRGLLPPGAFVSVAEATNLAGELGRWVIRSACAQFAEWRRRGLAADIVMRINVSPVQLVSLDFVERIEDMLRLFGIDGSSICLEITEHVVVQDLSRTQVTLRGLKRMGVQIAIDDFGTGYSSLSHLKALPVDAVKIDRGFVQRLGASADDLAIVKSIIGLAGSFGLGVVGEGVETPVAARTLVGLGCYRAQGFLIARPMPAEQAEVHLAEGRIPLDLDLPRPDRSAPAR
- a CDS encoding Rv1355c family protein, whose amino-acid sequence is MAAEPGAAHRPLVIDPAAPGAAAAIAELRERPGIEVTDLRAPLRAELAEIPEPAPRAGDRWVYYPWRNRLLGLPAEPEFRAVRLNRNRNKLTAEEQAVLGALRIGVVGQSVGHAVAYALAQEGVCGYLRLADFDAIALSNLNRVPATLFDIGVNKAVVTARRIAELDPYLPVDIHPGGVDGDSMPEYLAGLSLVVEECDSLDVKLLVREHARAAGLPVVMETSDRGLLDIERYDLEPEREPFHGMLGGVKAADLRGLASRDKAPYVMGILGADQISARMGASMVEIDETLAAWPQLGSEVMLGGALVAAAVRRIGLGGALPSGRVRIDLEAELDRVAAPELPAAAAAGPDDLDPHLPPPDASDVRTVLHCAQRAPSGGNAQPWTLTADAGEIRIALRTDYRTGLDHRFRGSAVALGAALYNARAAAAALGILGAVELRESDDDGLIATLRLGRGSDPALAADYPWALRRETNRRLGAGGTLDGTLAAALRNAATAEGAMLRIVDDPDALAEAAAILAASDRVRYLEPELHRELFDEVRAVGDDLAAGIDVRSLELAPDEQVAFEVARRPDIMANLRDWSGGAALGDSTRDRVLTAAAILVVTVPAETVDAPGLTAYARGGAAVERVWIAAQRAGLAVQPISPVFLYAREVSELAAISPRFVDTLTSLQGRFLHLVGVPERETMALALRVSRAADATVRSRRRPMPGVDTSG
- a CDS encoding effector binding domain-containing protein is translated as MTYTIAVRPEAIYGGLVVPRVRPSFKVSNSDLIEFLKDRLRDRDIAGRMLYTLYVPDPAGSYNAVVCLDYPQPAEVPVGDVLVRVPKGVFARFEPNGDYHDPVEDVWAQVDDATASAEITRAYREEIEVWRKPDSVELFISILV
- a CDS encoding GyrI-like domain-containing protein, which gives rise to MQFEIVERDETWVAGLPVRSPKRALGELRDQALEAAWAAVLHQDLGGPLASAYTDYSGELGTYNTQIVGYRCSSFEEVTRGHIVARLPRGKYAKFSSMGNFPQIMTDLWTQISYAEEHNQLKRTYSGDFEWYPHAYKIELYLAVEPR
- a CDS encoding uracil-DNA glycosylase; amino-acid sequence: MTDPAGITAVHSIAELDAAVADCFGCPRLVAWRERVAREKRAAFREQPYWGRAVPAFGPADAALLVVGLAPAAHGANRTGRMFTGDRSGDVLYAALHAVGLANQPTAVAADDGLRLRGVRITAPVHCAPPENKPSVDERDRCRHWLELELGLLAPTLRAVVVLGGFGWQALLPVLGACGWQVPRPRPRFGHGARVTLAPSGAQREPLHVFGSYHVSQQNTFTGRLTPAMLEQVLAAAGRAAGLPVRTACR